Below is a genomic region from Verrucomicrobiales bacterium.
GACGGCCCACTCATTCCAGCCCGATCGCTGTGTCGAGAAACGACCGACTGATCTGGGTGGTAAACCCTGAGGCTGACAGCGTCAGCGTGATTCGGCCGGACAACAATACCCGCATCACGACCATCGGGGTAGGAGACGAGCCGCAGAGCGTCACCCTGACCCCAGACGGTCGATACGCTTTTGTGGCCAACGCCGCCGGCAATTCCGTCAGTGTTATCCAGATCAACGATCCTGCCTGGGGCACCTTCAGTGCCAACGTGGTGCAAACGATCCCGACGGGATCCGAGCCCTGGAATATCGTGGTATCCCCGGATGGTAATCGCGTGTTCGTGGCCAACAGCGCCCAGGACACCGTGGCGGTGATCAAGACCGCGGATCTTTCGGTCACCGGGTATATCAATCTTCGATCCAGCGTGGCGAACCTTCCAGATGTCTCCCGACGTTTTCAGCCCCGCGGCCTCGCGGTTACCGAAGACAGCACCAAACTCTACGTCACTCGGTTCCTCTCTTATACCAAACCAGGTGGACGACAGGGAGACGATTTTGGAAAAGAGGGCGTGGTGGCCGTGATCCGCATCAACACCAGTTCAGATGCCATCAGCGACTACGAGGTGGTCAGGGCGATCACCTTGGCTCCTCAGGTGACCGGATTCAAGTTCCCAGGCGTCGACGCGGATACCGGGGCTTTTCCGAACCAGCTCCAGAGCATCGTGCTGCGCGGCACACGCGCGTATCTGCCCAACATCGCAGCGTCACCCAGCGGTCCGCTGCGATTCAACCTGGACACGCACGCTTTCGTAAACCAGTTGGGCGAAATCAATGGCAACGCGCCCACCGATTTGGGAGCCGTCAACTTGCATTTGGGTGCCCGCGACCCAGAGGCTGGCAAAGAACGCCTCTTCTTCGCCAACCCTTGGGCCATCGCGTTCAACACCCAATCGGGTGCCGGCTCCGCTTATGTCGTGTCCGCCGCGAGCGACCTCTTGGTCAAGCTGAACGTGGCCGCCGATGGGGCGCTCAGCTTTACTACAGACGACAACACCACACGCTACATTGATCTCAATGACCCAACCAACCCAGCCACCAGCGGACCCAACGCGGGCAAAAATCCTCAGGGAATCGCGATCAACAGCACCGGCGACCGAGCCTATGTCGCCAATTTTGTGTCGCGCAATGTCTCCGTCGTGAATCTCGCCACCGACACGGTTATCGCCACCGTGCAGACCAGTCCCCTGCCCGAGGAAGGCTCCAAGGCACAAGAGGTCCTGGTAGGGGCTGAAATGTTTTTCTCCTCCCGGGGTCATTTCGATTCCATCCCGGGAACCAACTCCTTGCGCAACCGCCTGTCTAGCGAAGGGTGGCAAAGCTGCGCCAGCTGCCACTTCAACGGTCTCACGGACGGAGTGGTGTGGCAGTTCGGTGCAGGCCCGCGCAAAAGCGTGCCGTTGAATTCCACCTTCAACCCTCACAACCGCAACCAACAGCGGGTGCTCAACTACTCCGCCATCTTTGATGAGGTTGAGGACTTCGAAGCCAATATTCGCAACGTCTCTGGTCCAGGCCCCCTGGCGGGCGGCGCCTTGAATCCCAATCAAGGACTACTGATCGGTGACGCCGGCGACCTGAACGTGCCTCCAAGCGCGGTGAACGCGTTCGCCCTCGCCAACGCCAACCGGGCGCAGGTCACGGTCACCCTTCCGGGCAGCACCAATAAAATCCCAGCCCTGACCGCGATGCGCGAATGGGTACGGTTTGCGGTGCGCACCCCGAACGCACCGGTTCCAAACCTTCCCGCCTCCGCTTCGGCAAGCCTCATCGCTGAGGGACGGGAGTTGTTCGCCCGAGCCAACTGTGCCAGCTGCCACGGAGGCCAAAACTGGACCATCAGCGTCAAAGACTTCACCTCTCCTCCGGCGGCAGCCGAGATCAGCACCGAGCGAGCACCTACCCCCTTCACCGACAACCCGGTCGGGGCTCAATACCTGAACCGATTCCTCCGCGATATCGGCTCGTTCAACCTCGGCGTACCCGGTCAGGGCAATCCGCTCCTCGGCAATGTGGGAGCCGACGAAAAGACCACCCAGGCGGTCACCGCCGGAGTCGTCCAGCCCGCCCCGGATGCACTGGGTCGTGACTATAACGCCGATGGAAAAGGGATCGGTTTCAACGTGCCGTCGTTGCTAGGGCTGGCGTCGCTTCCCCCCTACCTCCACAACGGCGCGGCGGAATCGCTGCTCGCGGTCGTCGGCGACAGAAACCATCGGACGGATGGAGGAAGAATTCCCGATGTGCTGAGCAACCCGGCCGATCAACTCAAGGTCACGGCGTTCCTGGAGTCAATCGACGCCAGCACCACCCCGGTGACCGATGTGCCGGTCCGCCCCACGCACTCCAGCCCCATCGCCATCAACCGAACCGACCGCCTGATCTGGGTTGTGAATCCGTCGGATGACAGCGTCAGTGTGATCCGCCCGGACAACTACACTCGCATCGCGAAGATCGGTGTGGGCGATGAGCCGGAAAGCATTGCCCTCACTCCCGACAACCAGTGGGCCTATGTGGCCAATGCAGCTGGCAACTCTGTGACCGTTCTCCGGATCAACGACCCCGCCTGGGGCACCTTCAGCGCGAGCGTCGCGACCACCATCATCACAGGGGCGGAGCCCTGGAACATCGTGTGCTCTCCAGATGGAAAACGAGTCTTTGTGGCCAACAGCGCGCAGGACACCATCACGGTGATCAACACCGCCAACCAGTCCGTGATCGGAAACATCGACCTGCGCGACAGCCCCGCGAATGATCCCGACCGAAGCCGCCATTTCCAACCCCGGGGGCTCGCGGTCACCGCCGACAGCCGCAAGCTGTATGTCACCCGGTTTTTGTCGTTCACCAAGCCCGGCGGGCGGCAGGGTGACGATTTCGGGAAGGAGGGACTCGTGGCCGTGCTCGATATCAACACGAGCTCAACGGCCCTCGCCGATTACAAAGTATCAACCGCGATCCCGCTCGCAGCCCAGCTCGCCGGCTTTCGGTTCCCCGGCCTGACCAATGACACCGCCGCCTTCCCCAACCAACTGCAGAGCATTGTGCTGCGGGGCGACTTGGCCTACCTGCCCAACATCGCCGCCTCTCCGACGGGCCCGCTCCGGTTCAATCTCGATA
It encodes:
- a CDS encoding beta-propeller fold lactonase family protein, with product MLTSFARALMPTLSRYLSTALLAVVAIMPTEALAQTWGRPTHSSPIAVSRNDRLIWVVNPEADSVSVIRPDNNTRITTIGVGDEPQSVTLTPDGRYAFVANAAGNSVSVIQINDPAWGTFSANVVQTIPTGSEPWNIVVSPDGNRVFVANSAQDTVAVIKTADLSVTGYINLRSSVANLPDVSRRFQPRGLAVTEDSTKLYVTRFLSYTKPGGRQGDDFGKEGVVAVIRINTSSDAISDYEVVRAITLAPQVTGFKFPGVDADTGAFPNQLQSIVLRGTRAYLPNIAASPSGPLRFNLDTHAFVNQLGEINGNAPTDLGAVNLHLGARDPEAGKERLFFANPWAIAFNTQSGAGSAYVVSAASDLLVKLNVAADGALSFTTDDNTTRYIDLNDPTNPATSGPNAGKNPQGIAINSTGDRAYVANFVSRNVSVVNLATDTVIATVQTSPLPEEGSKAQEVLVGAEMFFSSRGHFDSIPGTNSLRNRLSSEGWQSCASCHFNGLTDGVVWQFGAGPRKSVPLNSTFNPHNRNQQRVLNYSAIFDEVEDFEANIRNVSGPGPLAGGALNPNQGLLIGDAGDLNVPPSAVNAFALANANRAQVTVTLPGSTNKIPALTAMREWVRFAVRTPNAPVPNLPASASASLIAEGRELFARANCASCHGGQNWTISVKDFTSPPAAAEISTERAPTPFTDNPVGAQYLNRFLRDIGSFNLGVPGQGNPLLGNVGADEKTTQAVTAGVVQPAPDALGRDYNADGKGIGFNVPSLLGLASLPPYLHNGAAESLLAVVGDRNHRTDGGRIPDVLSNPADQLKVTAFLESIDASTTPVTDVPVRPTHSSPIAINRTDRLIWVVNPSDDSVSVIRPDNYTRIAKIGVGDEPESIALTPDNQWAYVANAAGNSVTVLRINDPAWGTFSASVATTIITGAEPWNIVCSPDGKRVFVANSAQDTITVINTANQSVIGNIDLRDSPANDPDRSRHFQPRGLAVTADSRKLYVTRFLSFTKPGGRQGDDFGKEGLVAVLDINTSSTALADYKVSTAIPLAAQLAGFRFPGLTNDTAAFPNQLQSIVLRGDLAYLPNIAASPTGPLRFNLDTHAFLNVISGVNSVAPSSRGALNLHLGARNPEPGKARLFFANPWAVAFNRQVGAGAAYIVSAASDLLVKVNVGEDGRPAFTEDGDTTRYIDLNDPSNPATRGANAGKNPQGIAITSDGTRAYVANFVSRNVSVVDLTTDEVIAVVQTSDLPAPGSRGETTLVGAEMFFSSRGNFDSIPGTNSLRDRLSSEGWQSCASCHFKGLTDGVVWQFAAGPRKSVPLNATFNPHNRDEQRLLNYSAIFDEVQDFEINIRNVSGPGPLAGGALDPNHGLLIGNTGDLNVPPGTINAFTVANAGRPQVTVTLPGSTIRVPALDALAEWVRFSVRTPNSPLTGGYGGYDATGTELATGRHLFQTAGCANCHGGGNWTTSLKDFVSPPSASDISTERSPAQTFGNPVGAGFLDRFLENIGSFNLGVPGQGNEFGNNIGADEVAAPAVATGVLQPAQDGLGRDYNGDGKGIGFNVPSLLGIHAVPPYLHHGAAESLAAIVADVNHRTDNGSLPDTLSNPADQALLVKFLQSIDVQTVPFVPLHVQLDGAGVLVSFDTIVGARYALQSKGLISDAWSPQGAAVNGTGERITVTVPLDVAAKFLRLVALPE